The genomic DNA AGGATAAATCTTCCCCGTCACTCTTAACTGATAAGGTGTCCATTTCTGCTTCTTTCAGCTGAGACTTTGTAGATGGTACATCACTGTGTTTCGATTTTGTCGAGTCTGCCTTTTTCAGTTGTGACTTTGTTGAAGGTGCCCATGATTTCTCTGACTCCTCTTTTGAGCCCTGCTCAGACATATCCTGATAGGATGGAGGCCTTGTGTACTGCTGGGGCTTTGAAGTCACTCCCTCATAGCCATGAGGCCTGGGGTAGTCCACTCCAACAGGCAGTAACTTTGCCGATGGCGCCCTGCTGCGATGAGAACCCCCCAGGTTGGACCCATTGTAGGAGCGAACCACCTGGTAACGCACAGATGTCCTCTTCTCTGTGTCATGGGCTTTTATGGGGCATGCAGAGCTAATGAATAAACCACCTCCAAGAACAAGCAAAACAGATGCTCCCCAACCAATGTAGAGACAGGCACCAATCTCCCTCTTCTGAGCATCATTGTAGGTACTGTAGAAGTCCTTCACTAAAGCCCCAGCCACCCAAGATGTAGGAATCAAACAGAACAGACCTGCAGCCATCAACACTGCTCCTGCCACAACAGCCATCTTGCCCTTTGTCCCATTTCCAGTTTCATCTAAGAAGCGGGTGCACTTTCCTCCAACAAAGGCCATAATGAGTCCTGCTGCACCTACAGTGATTGAAATGACAGTGAGAGCTCTGGCAGCCTGCATGTCACCACTGAGGGCAAGGAGGGACTCGTAAGGTTTACACTGTATCTGACCTGTGCTTTGGACCACGCAGGCCATCCAAATACCCTCCCAGAAAATCTGGGAGGTGACGATGGAGGTGCCCACAAAGGACGAGACCCTCCACATTGGCAGTAAGCAGATGACAATGACCCCTGCCCAACCGAAGAGGCACAGGGCGCTGGCCAGCATCTGCATCCCCATCGAGGCCATAATGTAggtctggagaaaaaaaatactttcttgTAAAATCCTTGCAGAGTTTTAAAAGGTGACTTGCTGGGTTTCTTGATTTCTGCAGAGTCTCTTTTGCATTTGCTCGTCTTTTCCTCTGGTCGCTCTTCTCTTGTATCTTTCTGTGAGTGTTTCTTTGTCAGTCCTTCTCAACATGTGCGTACTGTGCGTACTTTTTCCTGCTACTGTTGCAGTGTTGTAAACTATGTATCTCAGGAGAGCCTAGTCTGTTTCAGTTGTTGTCCTGCCTACAGTATTTTGCTACTGGGATCCAGGCGTGTCTTACTTAAGCCTCACTTCATTTGTTTACAGCTTATGTCCCTCCCCTTTTATACCATGTCTTTCTGCCTCTTCcttctttactttttacttcAGGACCTGAGAGCATTCGTTCTTTTTTGTCACCTGAGCAGAAGCCTATGTGCTACTGGACAGGTGTGGACAGTGCCACACCTACTCTGTAGAAAAAATAAAGGAGTGGAAgttgacagagagagagagagaatgaataGGCAATGACATCACCCTCGCTCATTATCTTTGCCTCATGAGaacattttgtaaacaacaGCTATGAAGAAGGCAGAAGAAACAGAGGTATAAACCACCGCCTAACAAGGGTCTGTTCTGATGTTAATCTGTCACATACAGTACCTCTGTGAAAATGCTGCATTTGATTAACAGGTGACTTAATTTGATTAAGAACTTAATACATGTGTTAGGTCAGAGGCCTCTACACGCAATTAATGTATTTGAATAATGTGTGCATGCAGAATATGTGAAACAGAACGAGGGTGGAATGTTTCCTGGGAGAGGACAGGACAGGAGTTTCACTTGAATAGCACACTGTGCAGAAAAACCTGTTCGAAATATGCAAAACCCCCGTACCACACAAGAGAACACACACTTACGTAAACCTGTGTGGCAGAAAATGAAACCTTTTTATCGAGCTCAAAATCATCTTTAATCTCTATGAGTTATAAAGGTTAAACTTTACAGGGGctataaattatttttggaattAATTTTATGGTTAAGCCTGATACAACACAATACATTTAATTTGAAATCTTTTTTAGGTTTATCTATTTGAACAGAGATATTTTGTGTAAATAGGCTCATGTATTGTAATTTGTACCACTGCGAATCGCTTTTCCCCCCTTGTTTCCTCAGAAAAAGAAACTATACATGGTTTTAATGATTAAGCTAATTCATGAAAACACATTTGAACATTCTTTGAGTCTAACTGTCCTGTCCTCTAAATTTTCAGTGCTGTATTTAAGAATATTTTTTatcctgattttgtttaatcCAGAAATCCacaaaactaaataaagaaatgaacacATGCTAAATAGCTTTACATAAATGCTAACATCCAGTGTCTGTTTTTCAGGCTCTTTGACGAGAAGGAAATGTCCCAAAACCTGTTTGTAAAGATTCTTTCAAGGACACTCGCAAAACCAGATCTtctgtttgaatttttttactgtttgtcACTAGTGTAACTCATCTtatgatgaaataaaaaaaacaaatcacaaacaaTGTCACATgcacatatatacaattttatTGCCATACAGTCATccataacacacacatatatatgtatatatatatatatatatacatatatatatatatatccatcaGTATTCACTAGTTTAACAGATAAAGAGCAGTCAAAACATGAGGTCTAGAGTTACAAGGGTGTCAGTACGGATTTACAATGGTTTTAATTAAGCAGAATCAGATTTCAGACACAACCCTGAAATAAAGTATCCCATATTGAtataaaaagaacagaaaacaaaaatttaaaaaaatctctggtggtagaaaacataaaaaaaacagatatatTCAAAAACAGGCTGACAATACTGGATGTGTGTATATTttgaagacaaaaagaaaagcttaATTTACACAGTTATACTCTAAACATTTCCACTTATTTTAATCACAGACATTGTTATTCTAAAAGGTGGACTCTTTAAGATATCCAGGAGAATGCTGGCTATCTAAACATATTCTTTATGACTATCCACAGAGCGAGCCTTGGAGTACCTAATATCATAATCAGTGGCATCGTTGGGGGGACAGGAGCTACAGAGCAGGCCCCCTCCCAGGATCAGCACCCCTGCAGTTCCCCAGCCGATGTAGAGAGATGCTCCCAGCTCTCTCTTCTGCGCAGCAATCAGGGT from Oreochromis niloticus isolate F11D_XX linkage group LG10, O_niloticus_UMD_NMBU, whole genome shotgun sequence includes the following:
- the LOC100697376 gene encoding claudin-4-like codes for the protein MASMGMQMLASALCLFGWAGVIVICLLPMWRVSSFVGTSIVTSQIFWEGIWMACVVQSTGQIQCKPYESLLALSGDMQAARALTVISITVGAAGLIMAFVGGKCTRFLDETGNGTKGKMAVVAGAVLMAAGLFCLIPTSWVAGALVKDFYSTYNDAQKREIGACLYIGWGASVLLVLGGGLFISSACPIKAHDTEKRTSVRYQVVRSYNGSNLGGSHRSRAPSAKLLPVGVDYPRPHGYEGVTSKPQQYTRPPSYQDMSEQGSKEESEKSWAPSTKSQLKKADSTKSKHSDVPSTKSQLKEAEMDTLSVKSDGEDLSSNPPKTYL